The Nerophis lumbriciformis linkage group LG07, RoL_Nlum_v2.1, whole genome shotgun sequence genome window below encodes:
- the mybl1 gene encoding myb-related protein A isoform X1 gives MDNVRASRSPDENEDPNAKEQCKDKKVLCKVKWSRDEDEQLKKLVEQHGAGSWKLIANFFPGRTDGQCQHRWQKVLNPELVKGPWTKEEDQKVIDLVHKYGPKRWSVIAKHLQGRIGKQCRERWHNHLNPEVKKSSWTQEEDRIIYDAHKRLGNRWAEISKLLPGRTDNSIKNHWNSTMRRKVEHEGYLQDGCPKNFTSSYSGRKRRHNSPCPPPTPTEVQSCDLSPPPPLAEPNTMAGCPFDGRPLMENFDFIPPPCQDDPDREKRIKELELLLRSAESEVQCRVPYGSEQYSAWSDGASDDTLSLEEQVDSSFWAKTENCRGASSQICTSPSKFLAMEANRVLSSIIPNLAETIELINSMCSALQERSPCPWSNEPRFNLSETTPRQDQPAFAMLLQESCLGHAPPSCTKSSIATKRKRRHGGETSPLCDRTCFSFLDNVTDSPKKTPTKRFCNISGTEPLNLDHPALTSTPVCGQKCFLTTPLHKEFTPKHQKENDGYRTPKFRKTVMIPTPRTPTPFKNALAAQEKMHGPLNMEPQPLAFLEEDIREVLKQETEGADIFNRVWKQSTEGPARKVRKTLVLDVCEEDRLNVQLFQDQLNNAQVPDESLLTGSSLNSPAAEHQEEENQEEGRRPLTRLNNPPHVAEHRGCKMKMKPTGPHKAAKHRTAQVSEWEAVLYGKTEDQLILTEQARQYLNPYPSSRPTSRTLVL, from the exons ATGGACAACGTGAGAGCATCACGCAG TCCCGATGAGAATGAAGATCCAAACGCTAAAGAGCAATGCAAAGATAAGAAGGTTTTGTGCAAGGTGAAGTGGTCACGCGATGAG GATGAACAACTGAAAAAGCTTGTGGAGCAGCATGGCGCAGGCTCCTGGAAATTAATAGCAAACTTTTTTCCT GGGAGGACAGATGGCCAGTGTCAGCATCGCTGGCAGAAGGTGCTCAACCCCGAACTGGTGAAAGGCCCGTGGACAAAGGAGGAGGATCAGAAG GTCATCGACTTGGTCCACAAGTACGGCCCTAAGCGTTGGTCTGTGATCGCCAAGCACCTCCAGGGCAGGATTGGCAAGCAGTGCCGCGAGCGCTGGCACAACCACCTCAACCCCGAGGTGAAGAAGTCCTCCTGGACCCAAGAGGAGGATCGTATCATCTACGACGCCCACAAACGTCTGGGAAACCGCTGGGCAGAGATCTCCAAGCTCCTTCCTGGACG AACGGACAACTCCATTAAGAATCACTGGAACTCCACCATGAGGAGGAAAGTGGAGCACGAGGGCTACCTACAAGATGGCTGCCCTAAGAATTTCACGTCCTCATACAGCGGCAGGAAGAGGCGCCATAACTCGCCGTGCCCCCCGCCGACTCCGACCGAGGTGCAGAGTTGCGACCTGAGCCCACCACCTCCTTTGGCGGAACCCAACACG ATGGCAGGATGTCCTTTTGATGGGCGCCCACTGATGGAAAATTTTGATTTCATCCCT CCGCCCTGCCAAGACGATCCCGACAGAGAGAAAAGAATAAAAGAGCTTGAGTTGCTGCTTAggtcagcagagagcgaggtccAGTGCAGAGTTCCTTAT GGCTCAGAGCAGTACTCGGCCTGGTCCGACGGAGCCTCAGATGACACGCTCAGCTTGGAGGAGCAGGTGGACAGCAGCTTCTGGGCCAAGACGGAGAACTGCAGAGGAGCTTCCTCCCAAATTTGCACGTCCCCTAGCAAGTTCTTGGCTATGGAGGCCAACAGGGTGCTGTCCAGCATCATTCCAAACTTGGCTGAGACCATAGAGCTCATAAACTCA ATGTGCTCGGCTCTGCAGGAACGCTCGCCGTGCCCGTGGAGCAACGAACCAAGGTTTAACCTCTCGGAGACGACGCCGAGGCAAGATCAGCCTGCCTTCGCCATGCTCCTTCAGGAGAGTTGCTTGGGACATGCGCCACCTTCCTGCACCAAGTCGTCCATAGCAACAAAGAGGAAGAGAAGACACGGAGGAGAAACATCTCCTCTGTGTGACAGGACTTGCTTTTCCTTTTTGGACAACGTCACTGATTCACCCAAGAAGACGCCGACAAAGCGG TTCTGCAACATATCAGGGACGGAGCCTCTGAATTTGGATCACCCGGCGCTCACGTCCACTCCCGTGTGTGGACAAAAATGCTTCCTCACCACGCCGCTGCACAAAGAGTTCACGCCCAAGCACCAGAAGGAGAATGACGG ttacagaACACCCAAGTTTCGTAAAACTGTCATGATTCCAACACCGAGAACCCCGACGCCGTTCAAGAACGCTTTGGCAGCTCAGGAGAAGATGCACGGCCCACTAAACATGGAG CCACAGCCTCTGGCTTTTCTAGAAGAAGACATCCGAGAGGTTCTGAAGCAGGAGACGGAAGGAGCGGACATCTTTAACAGAGTGTGGAAACAAAGC ACGGAAGGTCCGGCTCGAAAAGTACGCAAGACCTTAGTCCTGGACGTCTGTGAGGAAGACCGCCTGAATGTGCAACTGTTCCAGGATCAGCTCAACAACGCTCAA GTTCCTGACGAGAGTCTACTGACCGGCTCCTCCCTCAACTCTCCTGCCGCCGAGCACCAGGAGGAGGAAAATCAGGAGGAGGGTCGCCGTCCTTTAACTCGCTTAAACAATCCTCCTCATGTTGCTGAGCACAGGGGCTGCAAAATGAAGATGAAGCCCACTGGTCCCCACAAAGCCGCAAAGCACAGAACAGCACAG GTGAGTGAGTGGGAGGCAGTGCTCTATGGGAAGACCGAAGACCAGCTGATCCTGACAGAACAAGCCCGCCAGTACCTGAACCCTTACCCGTCCTCCAGGCCCACCTCCAGGACCCTCGTGTTATGA
- the mybl1 gene encoding myb-related protein A isoform X2, whose amino-acid sequence MDNVRASRSPDENEDPNAKEQCKDKKVLCKVKWSRDEDEQLKKLVEQHGAGSWKLIANFFPGRTDGQCQHRWQKVLNPELVKGPWTKEEDQKVIDLVHKYGPKRWSVIAKHLQGRIGKQCRERWHNHLNPEVKKSSWTQEEDRIIYDAHKRLGNRWAEISKLLPGRTDNSIKNHWNSTMRRKVEHEGYLQDGCPKNFTSSYSGRKRRHNSPCPPPTPTEVQSCDLSPPPPLAEPNTMAGCPFDGRPLMENFDFIPPPCQDDPDREKRIKELELLLRSAESEVQCRVPYGSEQYSAWSDGASDDTLSLEEQVDSSFWAKTENCRGASSQICTSPSKFLAMEANRVLSSIIPNLAETIELINSERSPCPWSNEPRFNLSETTPRQDQPAFAMLLQESCLGHAPPSCTKSSIATKRKRRHGGETSPLCDRTCFSFLDNVTDSPKKTPTKRFCNISGTEPLNLDHPALTSTPVCGQKCFLTTPLHKEFTPKHQKENDGYRTPKFRKTVMIPTPRTPTPFKNALAAQEKMHGPLNMEPQPLAFLEEDIREVLKQETEGADIFNRVWKQSTEGPARKVRKTLVLDVCEEDRLNVQLFQDQLNNAQVPDESLLTGSSLNSPAAEHQEEENQEEGRRPLTRLNNPPHVAEHRGCKMKMKPTGPHKAAKHRTAQVSEWEAVLYGKTEDQLILTEQARQYLNPYPSSRPTSRTLVL is encoded by the exons ATGGACAACGTGAGAGCATCACGCAG TCCCGATGAGAATGAAGATCCAAACGCTAAAGAGCAATGCAAAGATAAGAAGGTTTTGTGCAAGGTGAAGTGGTCACGCGATGAG GATGAACAACTGAAAAAGCTTGTGGAGCAGCATGGCGCAGGCTCCTGGAAATTAATAGCAAACTTTTTTCCT GGGAGGACAGATGGCCAGTGTCAGCATCGCTGGCAGAAGGTGCTCAACCCCGAACTGGTGAAAGGCCCGTGGACAAAGGAGGAGGATCAGAAG GTCATCGACTTGGTCCACAAGTACGGCCCTAAGCGTTGGTCTGTGATCGCCAAGCACCTCCAGGGCAGGATTGGCAAGCAGTGCCGCGAGCGCTGGCACAACCACCTCAACCCCGAGGTGAAGAAGTCCTCCTGGACCCAAGAGGAGGATCGTATCATCTACGACGCCCACAAACGTCTGGGAAACCGCTGGGCAGAGATCTCCAAGCTCCTTCCTGGACG AACGGACAACTCCATTAAGAATCACTGGAACTCCACCATGAGGAGGAAAGTGGAGCACGAGGGCTACCTACAAGATGGCTGCCCTAAGAATTTCACGTCCTCATACAGCGGCAGGAAGAGGCGCCATAACTCGCCGTGCCCCCCGCCGACTCCGACCGAGGTGCAGAGTTGCGACCTGAGCCCACCACCTCCTTTGGCGGAACCCAACACG ATGGCAGGATGTCCTTTTGATGGGCGCCCACTGATGGAAAATTTTGATTTCATCCCT CCGCCCTGCCAAGACGATCCCGACAGAGAGAAAAGAATAAAAGAGCTTGAGTTGCTGCTTAggtcagcagagagcgaggtccAGTGCAGAGTTCCTTAT GGCTCAGAGCAGTACTCGGCCTGGTCCGACGGAGCCTCAGATGACACGCTCAGCTTGGAGGAGCAGGTGGACAGCAGCTTCTGGGCCAAGACGGAGAACTGCAGAGGAGCTTCCTCCCAAATTTGCACGTCCCCTAGCAAGTTCTTGGCTATGGAGGCCAACAGGGTGCTGTCCAGCATCATTCCAAACTTGGCTGAGACCATAGAGCTCATAAACTCA GAACGCTCGCCGTGCCCGTGGAGCAACGAACCAAGGTTTAACCTCTCGGAGACGACGCCGAGGCAAGATCAGCCTGCCTTCGCCATGCTCCTTCAGGAGAGTTGCTTGGGACATGCGCCACCTTCCTGCACCAAGTCGTCCATAGCAACAAAGAGGAAGAGAAGACACGGAGGAGAAACATCTCCTCTGTGTGACAGGACTTGCTTTTCCTTTTTGGACAACGTCACTGATTCACCCAAGAAGACGCCGACAAAGCGG TTCTGCAACATATCAGGGACGGAGCCTCTGAATTTGGATCACCCGGCGCTCACGTCCACTCCCGTGTGTGGACAAAAATGCTTCCTCACCACGCCGCTGCACAAAGAGTTCACGCCCAAGCACCAGAAGGAGAATGACGG ttacagaACACCCAAGTTTCGTAAAACTGTCATGATTCCAACACCGAGAACCCCGACGCCGTTCAAGAACGCTTTGGCAGCTCAGGAGAAGATGCACGGCCCACTAAACATGGAG CCACAGCCTCTGGCTTTTCTAGAAGAAGACATCCGAGAGGTTCTGAAGCAGGAGACGGAAGGAGCGGACATCTTTAACAGAGTGTGGAAACAAAGC ACGGAAGGTCCGGCTCGAAAAGTACGCAAGACCTTAGTCCTGGACGTCTGTGAGGAAGACCGCCTGAATGTGCAACTGTTCCAGGATCAGCTCAACAACGCTCAA GTTCCTGACGAGAGTCTACTGACCGGCTCCTCCCTCAACTCTCCTGCCGCCGAGCACCAGGAGGAGGAAAATCAGGAGGAGGGTCGCCGTCCTTTAACTCGCTTAAACAATCCTCCTCATGTTGCTGAGCACAGGGGCTGCAAAATGAAGATGAAGCCCACTGGTCCCCACAAAGCCGCAAAGCACAGAACAGCACAG GTGAGTGAGTGGGAGGCAGTGCTCTATGGGAAGACCGAAGACCAGCTGATCCTGACAGAACAAGCCCGCCAGTACCTGAACCCTTACCCGTCCTCCAGGCCCACCTCCAGGACCCTCGTGTTATGA
- the mybl1 gene encoding myb-related protein A isoform X3, with product MDNVRASRSPDENEDPNAKEQCKDKKVLCKVKWSRDEDEQLKKLVEQHGAGSWKLIANFFPGRTDGQCQHRWQKVLNPELVKGPWTKEEDQKVIDLVHKYGPKRWSVIAKHLQGRIGKQCRERWHNHLNPEVKKSSWTQEEDRIIYDAHKRLGNRWAEISKLLPGRTDNSIKNHWNSTMRRKVEHEGYLQDGCPKNFTSSYSGRKRRHNSPCPPPTPTEVQSCDLSPPPPLAEPNTMAGCPFDGRPLMENFDFIPGSEQYSAWSDGASDDTLSLEEQVDSSFWAKTENCRGASSQICTSPSKFLAMEANRVLSSIIPNLAETIELINSMCSALQERSPCPWSNEPRFNLSETTPRQDQPAFAMLLQESCLGHAPPSCTKSSIATKRKRRHGGETSPLCDRTCFSFLDNVTDSPKKTPTKRFCNISGTEPLNLDHPALTSTPVCGQKCFLTTPLHKEFTPKHQKENDGYRTPKFRKTVMIPTPRTPTPFKNALAAQEKMHGPLNMEPQPLAFLEEDIREVLKQETEGADIFNRVWKQSTEGPARKVRKTLVLDVCEEDRLNVQLFQDQLNNAQVPDESLLTGSSLNSPAAEHQEEENQEEGRRPLTRLNNPPHVAEHRGCKMKMKPTGPHKAAKHRTAQVSEWEAVLYGKTEDQLILTEQARQYLNPYPSSRPTSRTLVL from the exons ATGGACAACGTGAGAGCATCACGCAG TCCCGATGAGAATGAAGATCCAAACGCTAAAGAGCAATGCAAAGATAAGAAGGTTTTGTGCAAGGTGAAGTGGTCACGCGATGAG GATGAACAACTGAAAAAGCTTGTGGAGCAGCATGGCGCAGGCTCCTGGAAATTAATAGCAAACTTTTTTCCT GGGAGGACAGATGGCCAGTGTCAGCATCGCTGGCAGAAGGTGCTCAACCCCGAACTGGTGAAAGGCCCGTGGACAAAGGAGGAGGATCAGAAG GTCATCGACTTGGTCCACAAGTACGGCCCTAAGCGTTGGTCTGTGATCGCCAAGCACCTCCAGGGCAGGATTGGCAAGCAGTGCCGCGAGCGCTGGCACAACCACCTCAACCCCGAGGTGAAGAAGTCCTCCTGGACCCAAGAGGAGGATCGTATCATCTACGACGCCCACAAACGTCTGGGAAACCGCTGGGCAGAGATCTCCAAGCTCCTTCCTGGACG AACGGACAACTCCATTAAGAATCACTGGAACTCCACCATGAGGAGGAAAGTGGAGCACGAGGGCTACCTACAAGATGGCTGCCCTAAGAATTTCACGTCCTCATACAGCGGCAGGAAGAGGCGCCATAACTCGCCGTGCCCCCCGCCGACTCCGACCGAGGTGCAGAGTTGCGACCTGAGCCCACCACCTCCTTTGGCGGAACCCAACACG ATGGCAGGATGTCCTTTTGATGGGCGCCCACTGATGGAAAATTTTGATTTCATCCCT GGCTCAGAGCAGTACTCGGCCTGGTCCGACGGAGCCTCAGATGACACGCTCAGCTTGGAGGAGCAGGTGGACAGCAGCTTCTGGGCCAAGACGGAGAACTGCAGAGGAGCTTCCTCCCAAATTTGCACGTCCCCTAGCAAGTTCTTGGCTATGGAGGCCAACAGGGTGCTGTCCAGCATCATTCCAAACTTGGCTGAGACCATAGAGCTCATAAACTCA ATGTGCTCGGCTCTGCAGGAACGCTCGCCGTGCCCGTGGAGCAACGAACCAAGGTTTAACCTCTCGGAGACGACGCCGAGGCAAGATCAGCCTGCCTTCGCCATGCTCCTTCAGGAGAGTTGCTTGGGACATGCGCCACCTTCCTGCACCAAGTCGTCCATAGCAACAAAGAGGAAGAGAAGACACGGAGGAGAAACATCTCCTCTGTGTGACAGGACTTGCTTTTCCTTTTTGGACAACGTCACTGATTCACCCAAGAAGACGCCGACAAAGCGG TTCTGCAACATATCAGGGACGGAGCCTCTGAATTTGGATCACCCGGCGCTCACGTCCACTCCCGTGTGTGGACAAAAATGCTTCCTCACCACGCCGCTGCACAAAGAGTTCACGCCCAAGCACCAGAAGGAGAATGACGG ttacagaACACCCAAGTTTCGTAAAACTGTCATGATTCCAACACCGAGAACCCCGACGCCGTTCAAGAACGCTTTGGCAGCTCAGGAGAAGATGCACGGCCCACTAAACATGGAG CCACAGCCTCTGGCTTTTCTAGAAGAAGACATCCGAGAGGTTCTGAAGCAGGAGACGGAAGGAGCGGACATCTTTAACAGAGTGTGGAAACAAAGC ACGGAAGGTCCGGCTCGAAAAGTACGCAAGACCTTAGTCCTGGACGTCTGTGAGGAAGACCGCCTGAATGTGCAACTGTTCCAGGATCAGCTCAACAACGCTCAA GTTCCTGACGAGAGTCTACTGACCGGCTCCTCCCTCAACTCTCCTGCCGCCGAGCACCAGGAGGAGGAAAATCAGGAGGAGGGTCGCCGTCCTTTAACTCGCTTAAACAATCCTCCTCATGTTGCTGAGCACAGGGGCTGCAAAATGAAGATGAAGCCCACTGGTCCCCACAAAGCCGCAAAGCACAGAACAGCACAG GTGAGTGAGTGGGAGGCAGTGCTCTATGGGAAGACCGAAGACCAGCTGATCCTGACAGAACAAGCCCGCCAGTACCTGAACCCTTACCCGTCCTCCAGGCCCACCTCCAGGACCCTCGTGTTATGA
- the LOC133609616 gene encoding uncharacterized protein, which produces MQRIYMHSNEHFEVFTTVLAPQGISRYTAQAEKMVVVHSYNPHWPDELELAAGDVMVVLSQHEEGRWFGRLQDGQQGYFPASCVMELGQDKSLRRSSSLRTSEHDGSVRRNSASGHILQALRRGSRGGGGAGEVSLDGGQDGSEAPAVPPSQRPFYSPQLQHASPHPQMQRSSPGLLHRILSRCRRKSECQGATNGAFEED; this is translated from the exons ATGCAGCGTATCTACATGCACAGCAACGAGCACTTTGAAGTGTTCACCACTGTCCTTGCGCCACAAG GCATAAGTCGATACACAGCACAAGCTGAGAAG ATGGTGGTGGTACACAGCTACAATCCTCACTGGCCAGATGAGTTGGAGCTGGCTGCTGGTGACGTCATGGTGGTTCTGTCCCAGCACGAGGAGGGGCGCTGGTTCGGACGTCTGCAGGACGGCCAGCAGGGCTACTTCCCCGCTTCCTGTGTCATGGAGCTGGGCCAG GATAAAAGCCTCAGAAGGAGCTCATCTCTGAGAACATCGGAACATGACGGGAGCGTACGTCGTAACAGTGCGAG TGGACACATTCTGCAGGCGCTCAGGAGGGGGAGCCGAGGAGGCGGCGGCGCAGGGGAAGTGAGCCTGGATGGCGGCCAGGATGGCAGCGAGGCCCCCGCCGTGCCCCCGTCGCAGAGGCCCTTCTACTCCCCGCAGCTTCAACACGCGAGCCCCCATCCTCAGATGCAGCGCTCCTCCCCGGGTCTGCTGCACAGGATCTTGTCCAGGTGCCGCAGGAAGAGCGAATGCCAGGGGGCCACCAACGGGGCCTTTGAGGAGGACTAA
- the rrs1 gene encoding ribosome biogenesis regulatory protein homolog gives MATCNVDELLAQAEQDEAEKLRSITVHKGLELDFDVGNLLAADKNRIERRDFKEQRKEEFLRSLARDNTQLLINEIWKLPTQRVQEAIVAQLPPPTTALPREKPPPKPRAPTKWEQFAKLKGIQKKKKTNLVWDETAKEWRRRWGYQRANDDTKDWLIEVPVNSDPNEDQFAKRVYAKKERVAKNEFKRLKNIARAQKLTLPGVGLTPVAKQSKDELAKAASVALTSTASVGRFQDRLPKEKPARAAGVKRKFDPLIGDLSSERQKQLELLKVIDGKKPKMDITKAVNMQMREEDQEASAVKSKNKSNKKKAGRKGPRDSMAGKGKGKGKGKGKGSVGRGKSPGGKSKPGRR, from the coding sequence ATGGCGACGTGTAACGTCGACGAGTTGCTAGCCCAGGCGGAGCAGGACGAGGCGGAGAAGCTCCGGAGCATAACCGTCCACAAGGGGCTCGAGCTGGACTTTGACGTGGGCAACTTGCTCGCCGCCGACAAGAACCGCATCGAGCGGCGCGACTTTAAAGAGCAGAGGAAGGAAGAATTCCTCCGCTCGCTGGCCCGCGACAACACGCAGCTGCTCATTAACGAGATATGGAAGCTGCCCACGCAGAGGGTCCAGGAGGCCATCGTGGCTCAACTACCCCCGCCGACGACCGCCCTGCCCCGGGAGAAGCCTCCGCCTAAGCCCAGGGCTCCGACTAAATGGGAGCAGTTCGCCAAGCTGAAAGGcatccagaagaagaagaagaccaaCTTGGTGTGGGACGAAACGGCCAAAGAGTGGCGGCGTCGCTGGGGCTACCAGCGGGCTAACGACGACACCAAGGACTGGCTCATCGAGGTGCCCGTGAACTCCGACCCCAACGAGGACCAGTTCGCCAAGCGCGTGTACGCCAAGAAGGAGCGCGTGGCTAAGAACGAGTTCAAGCGTCTGAAGAACATCGCCAGGGCGCAGAAGTTGACCCTCCCCGGCGTGGGCTTGACGCCCGTGGCCAAGCAGTCCAAAGACGAGCTGGCCAAAGCGGCGAGCGTGGCCCTGACTTCCACCGCCTCCGTGGGGAGGTTCCAGGACAGGCTTCCTAAGGAGAAACCTGCCAGGGCCGCCGGCGTGAAGAGGAAGTTCGACCCGCTCATCGGGGACTTGTCCAGCGAGAGGCAGAAGCAGCTGGAGCTCCTTAAGGTGATTGACGGCAAGAAGCCCAAGATGGACATCACCAAGGCGGTCAACATGCAGATGAGAGAGGAGGACCAGGAAGCTTCTGCTGTCAAAAGCAAGAACAAGAGCAACAAAAAGAAGGCAGGCAGGAAGGGGCCGAGGGACAGCATGGCAGGCAAAGGAAAGGGCAAAGGAAAAGGCAAAGGCAAGGGAAGTGTTGGCAGAGGCAAATCTCCAGGAGGAAAGTCCAAACCTGGGAGGCGTTGA